ACAGCTTCAAAGTTCGTGCGGTTGGGAAACAGTGTGTGCCGCTCGATCTGCGGCCCAATCGATTCCATCGGGAAGTCCGCCAGCGGCGTATCGACCAGCGCCACGGCATGCGGGTTGCCCATATTGACGGACGCCAGCAACAGTTCGCGCGCCGGTGCGCCGACCGTCACGGCATGCCCGGTGAACTCGATGCGCGGCACGCCCATCGCCACATCCGCGCCGGTCACGACGCTGTTCTGAATATGCAGCCGCAGGCGCTTGATGCCGCCAAGCGTATCGACGCTCAGTTCCGGCTTGCGGACGATGCCGCGGTCGTAAACGTATTTGCCGATGCAGCGCACGCCGTTGCCGCACATTTCGGCCTCGAAGCCGTCGACGTTGAACAGCCGCATGGTGATATCGGCGCGCGGTGACGGCGCAACCAGCAGCAACTGGTCGGCGCCCACGCCGAAGTGGCGCTCGCACATGGCGCGCGCCAGCGCGGCCCAGTCGAGATCGCGCGGCGCGCGCGCGTCGACGACGATGAAATCGTTGCCCAGCCCGTGCATTTTGGTGAATGGGAGCGTGCTTGTCATAGAGCGGATTATACCCCGGCGAAGCACATCTGTCATGCCGCGCACTTCTGGCTCAGCAATTCCCATTTTGGCTTTGGACGGGTACTTTCCAATGCGGGCTTGCTATGAACTGGCCCCTTGGTGCTCATCACGCAAGCTGGCTCGCCAAGCAAGCGGCGTTGCCCTCCCCCCGACCCCCTCCCAACCTTGCTGAGAGGGGGCGAGATTCTAAGGGGAGGTGCGCGGCGGCTGCGCCGCCGCGCACCTCCCCGTTAGCTTTTCCCCTGCTCCC
The nucleotide sequence above comes from Chloroflexota bacterium. Encoded proteins:
- a CDS encoding diaminopimelate epimerase, yielding MTSTLPFTKMHGLGNDFIVVDARAPRDLDWAALARAMCERHFGVGADQLLLVAPSPRADITMRLFNVDGFEAEMCGNGVRCIGKYVYDRGIVRKPELSVDTLGGIKRLRLHIQNSVVTGADVAMGVPRIEFTGHAVTVGAPARELLLASVNMGNPHAVALVDTPLADFPMESIGPQIERHTLFPNRTNFEAVNVLSRSELRVRVWERSVGITLACGTGACASMVAARLRGAVADQVAVHLPGGTLSIGWDGTGEVMMAGPATTVFEGEWYL